One segment of Panicum virgatum strain AP13 chromosome 3K, P.virgatum_v5, whole genome shotgun sequence DNA contains the following:
- the LOC120696833 gene encoding alpha-(1,4)-fucosyltransferase-like: MLFRKRINYVAPMLASAAILLLLLSGYFELPSISPLSTPAPLLPGAGATRFPTALDSVGSRDRDPFTSLLEAFNAWDAAVGCPRIRAKLAAAELPAANATAEASASSSAAITGGAAWGGARCEELKTRHVGVLVKGWTWIPDALDGVYSCRCGVSCVWSKSAAAVDRPDALLYEGATPPPQRMKGLPLRVYLDLEASRKPTGFEDIFIGYHANDDVQITYAGKSFHTSRSYHISTEKRNDALIYWSSSRCLPHRDKVAKDFLSLVPHHSFGRCLNNVGGPDMALSMYPVCSTNDNGAPHWWDHLHCAMSHYKFVLAIENTKTESYVTEKLFYALEAGSVPIYFGAPNVWDFVPPNSIIDASKFSSLKELASYVKALANDPVAYAEYHAWRRCGVLGNFGRAREISLDTLPCRLCELVSKRGGKSADAL; encoded by the exons ATGCTCTTCCGGAAGCGGATCAACTACGTGGCCCCGatgctcgcctccgccgccatcctgctcctcctcctctccggctACTTCGAGCTGCCCTCCATCTCCCCGCTCTCCAcgcccgcgcccctcctccccggcgccggcgccacccgATTCCCCACTGCGCTCGACTCCGTCGGCTCCCGCGACCGCGACCCCTTCACCTCCCTCCTCGAGGCCTTCAACGCCTGGGACGCCGCCGTCGGCTGCCCCCGCATCCGCgccaagctcgccgccgcggagctgccCGCCGCCAACGCCACCGCGgaggcctccgcctcctcctccgcggccatcaccggcggcgcggcgtggggcGGGGCCAGGTGCGAGGAGCTTAAGACGCGCCACGTCGGGGTGCTCGTCAAGGGGTGGACGTGGATCCCCGACGCGCTCGATGGGGTCTACTCGTGCCGCTGCGGGGTCAGCTGCGTATGGAGcaagtccgccgccgccgtcgaccgccCCGACGCGCTGCTCTACGagggcgccacgccgccgccgcag AGAATGAAAGGACTGCCTCTTCGTGTTTATCTGGATCTGGAGGCTAGTAGAAAGCCAACTGGTTTTGAGGACATTTTCATTGGTTACCATGCGAATGATGATGTGCAAATAACATATGCTGGAAAATCATTTCACACCAGCCGGAGCTACCATATATCAACTGAAAAGAGAAAT GATGCTCTTATTTACTGGTCATCTTCAAGGTGTCTCCCTCACAGAGACAAGGTTGCAAAAGACTTCCTCTCATTGGTGCCTCACCATTCCTTTGGCAGATGTTTGAACAATGTTGGTGGTCCAGACATGGCACTATCCATGTATCCAGTTTGCTCCACCAATGATAATGGCGCACCACACTGGTGGGATCACCTGCACTGCGCAATGTCACATTACAAGTTTGTTCTTGCAATTGAGAACACCAAGACCGAAAGTTATGTGACCGAGAAGTTGTTCTATGCTTTGGAGGCTGGATCAGTACCCATATACTTTGGGGCACCCAATGTCTGGGATTTTGTTCCTCCCAATTCTATTATAGATGCTTCCAAATTCAGCTCTCTGAAAGAATTGGCATCATATGTGAAAGCACTTGCAAATGACCCTGTAGCCTATGCAGAATACCATGCATGGAGGCGCTGTGGTGTTCTAGGTAACTTTGGTAGGGCCCGTGAAATTAGCCTTGACACATTGCCTTGCCGACTCTGTGAACTAGTTAGCAAGAGAGGAGGCAAGAGTGCAGATGCATTGTGA